The Listeria monocytogenes genome window below encodes:
- a CDS encoding FMN-dependent NADH-azoreductase → MSKVLFIKASPLPNEVSRSSQVAETFMAEYKAKNPSDTVEELVLYNTEVPLLDLELMTAGRELQAGKAFTDLAPDVQKKLNAYNSLTEQFLAADKYVFVFPLWNLGIPPLLKAYIDTFVVAGKSFRYTDHGPEALLKDKKAILIHGSGGIYSAGPTSSFTHGEPYLRTILQFIGINVVPSIFVEGIDHNPSKEAEIVAAAKAVAQESAREF, encoded by the coding sequence ATGTCAAAAGTACTATTTATTAAAGCGTCACCACTTCCAAATGAAGTATCAAGAAGCTCGCAAGTTGCCGAAACGTTTATGGCTGAATATAAAGCCAAAAATCCTTCTGATACAGTAGAAGAATTAGTTTTGTACAATACAGAAGTACCATTATTAGATTTAGAATTAATGACAGCTGGCAGAGAATTACAAGCTGGAAAAGCTTTCACTGATTTAGCGCCAGATGTACAAAAAAAATTAAATGCCTATAATTCGCTTACGGAACAATTCCTAGCAGCGGACAAATATGTTTTTGTGTTCCCACTTTGGAACCTTGGGATTCCGCCATTATTAAAAGCTTATATTGATACTTTTGTAGTTGCTGGAAAATCTTTCCGTTATACTGACCACGGTCCAGAAGCACTTTTAAAAGATAAAAAAGCAATCCTAATCCATGGTAGCGGTGGTATTTATTCTGCTGGACCAACAAGTTCATTTACTCACGGAGAACCTTATTTACGTACGATTTTACAATTTATCGGTATTAACGTTGTACCATCAATCTTTGTAGAAGGAATTGATCACAATCCGAGCAAAGAAGCGGAAATCGTTGCAGCTGCTAAAGCGGTAGCGCAGGAAAGTGCTCGAGAATTCTAA
- a CDS encoding amino acid permease, giving the protein MEEQKEELQRGLKNRHIQLIAIGGAIGTGLFLGAGKSIHLAGPSIMLVYLIIGAILFFVMRALGELLIHNPTTGSFTEFAEQFIGPWAGFITGWTYWFCWIVTGIAEITAVGMYVKFWVPDLPQWIPALACVLILLLFNLATVKAFGEIEFWFAIIKVVVIIALIVIGFVLVFIGYKHGTSTASFSNLVDYGGFFPNGIAGFLLAFQMATFSFVGIELVGVTAGEADDPERTLPKAINNIPIRILIFYIGALLVLMSIYPWSNIDPNTSPFVSVFTMIGIPAAAGIINFVVLTAAMSSCNSGIFSTSRMLYTLSAEGKAPKKMHHLSSNGVPATALITSTACLLIGVFLNYFLPEQVFILVTSIATICFIWVWGIILVAHLRFRHKHPEIAEKSKFKMPLSPLMNWVSLIFFGGLLVILGFAADTRIALFVTPVWFLILGIAYQILKASNRKTKIRHN; this is encoded by the coding sequence ATGGAAGAGCAGAAAGAAGAATTGCAAAGGGGACTGAAAAATAGACACATTCAGTTAATCGCGATTGGCGGAGCAATTGGTACAGGGCTTTTTCTAGGAGCAGGGAAGTCAATTCATTTAGCCGGACCTTCTATCATGTTAGTTTACTTAATTATTGGGGCTATTTTATTCTTTGTTATGAGAGCTTTGGGTGAATTATTAATACATAACCCAACAACAGGATCATTTACAGAATTTGCAGAGCAATTTATTGGACCGTGGGCTGGCTTTATTACTGGTTGGACCTATTGGTTCTGCTGGATTGTGACAGGTATTGCGGAAATTACGGCGGTTGGCATGTACGTGAAATTTTGGGTGCCAGACTTACCACAATGGATTCCAGCACTTGCATGTGTTTTAATACTTCTATTGTTTAACTTAGCGACCGTTAAAGCTTTTGGTGAAATCGAATTTTGGTTTGCGATTATAAAAGTGGTTGTCATTATAGCCTTAATTGTTATTGGATTTGTACTCGTATTTATTGGTTACAAACATGGTACAAGTACAGCTTCATTTTCTAATTTAGTAGATTATGGCGGCTTTTTCCCAAATGGAATTGCCGGTTTCTTACTAGCATTCCAAATGGCGACATTTTCTTTTGTCGGAATTGAGCTTGTTGGCGTTACCGCTGGAGAAGCAGATGATCCAGAGCGTACACTTCCAAAAGCCATTAATAATATTCCGATTCGGATTTTAATCTTTTATATTGGTGCGTTACTCGTATTAATGTCTATTTATCCGTGGAGCAATATTGACCCAAATACAAGTCCATTCGTAAGCGTCTTTACGATGATTGGGATTCCTGCAGCTGCCGGTATTATTAACTTTGTGGTGTTAACGGCTGCTATGTCTTCCTGTAATAGTGGGATTTTTAGTACAAGCCGGATGCTTTACACTCTTTCAGCAGAAGGAAAAGCACCGAAAAAAATGCATCATTTGAGCTCTAACGGGGTTCCAGCAACAGCGTTAATTACTTCTACAGCATGTTTACTTATTGGTGTATTTTTAAATTATTTCTTACCGGAGCAAGTCTTTATTTTAGTAACAAGTATCGCAACGATTTGCTTTATCTGGGTTTGGGGTATTATTTTAGTGGCGCATTTACGCTTTCGTCATAAACATCCAGAAATCGCAGAAAAAAGTAAGTTCAAAATGCCTTTATCGCCTTTAATGAACTGGGTTAGCTTAATTTTCTTCGGAGGATTACTAGTTATTCTCGGTTTTGCAGCTGATACAAGAATTGCGCTTTTCGTTACACCAGTATGGTTCTTGATTTTAGGTATCGCTTATCAAATTTTAAAAGCATCCAACCGAAAGACAAAAATTAGACATAATTAA